In Acidobacteriota bacterium, a single window of DNA contains:
- a CDS encoding dihydropyrimidinase, translating to MKTLIKGGTIVTAIDTMKADLLIDGEKIVAIAASGSHDLEPSADTVIDATGKLVTPGSIDVHTHMELPFGGTVASDNFETGTRAAAW from the coding sequence ATGAAAACGCTCATCAAGGGTGGCACGATCGTCACGGCCATCGACACTATGAAAGCCGACCTGCTGATCGATGGGGAAAAAATTGTTGCGATTGCGGCCTCCGGATCGCACGATCTTGAACCGTCGGCGGACACTGTTATCGACGCGACCGGCAAACTTGTGACCCCGGGGTCAATCGATGTTCACACGCATATGGAGCTCCCGTTCGGCGGGACCGTTGCATCCGACAACTTCGAGACCGGGACGCGTGCTGCGGCGTGG
- a CDS encoding aspartate aminotransferase family protein encodes MTTHAELLARHRAVMPSWLALYYEEPIAISHGEGRHVWDIEGNKYLDFFGGILTTMTGYNVPEVVKAIQEQAAKMLHTSTLYLSDEMVTLAERIAEMSGIEDARVFFTPSGTEANDAAIMLATSYRGSNEVLAIRNSYHGRSFTAVSLTSHRSWSPTSYTGLKVNFVQGPYRLRSPFRHMDDASYTAACVEDLEQVIDMMTSGTVACMIAEPIQGVGGFATPPDGFFGEFKKVLDRYGILFISDEVQTGWGRTGEHLWGYQAHNMTPDIMTFAKGVGNGLAIGGVVTTAEIMDSMGANSISTFGGNPLVSAGALANLDYLIKHDLQGNSLKQGERLRRVLEPVVDETEWIAELRGKGLMLAIETVKSGSNEPDAGKSSALLEACKDRGLLVGKGGLYGNVLRIAPPLSITDEEMDEGAAILVAAIREVD; translated from the coding sequence ATGACAACACACGCTGAGCTGCTTGCCCGGCACAGGGCCGTTATGCCGTCATGGCTGGCGCTGTATTACGAAGAGCCGATTGCGATTTCACATGGCGAAGGTCGGCATGTCTGGGACATTGAGGGCAACAAGTACCTCGATTTCTTTGGGGGAATCCTCACCACGATGACCGGGTACAACGTGCCAGAGGTTGTGAAAGCCATACAGGAACAGGCAGCCAAGATGCTCCACACCTCAACGCTGTATCTGTCTGACGAGATGGTGACCCTTGCCGAGCGGATCGCCGAGATGTCAGGCATCGAAGACGCCCGCGTCTTCTTTACACCTTCCGGGACCGAAGCGAACGACGCCGCGATCATGCTGGCTACCTCGTACCGTGGATCGAACGAGGTGTTGGCGATCCGCAACAGTTACCACGGAAGATCGTTCACCGCCGTCTCGCTGACGAGCCATCGGTCGTGGTCGCCGACTAGTTACACCGGTTTGAAGGTCAACTTTGTACAGGGTCCGTATCGGCTGCGGAGTCCGTTCCGTCACATGGACGACGCGAGCTACACCGCGGCATGCGTGGAGGATCTTGAACAGGTCATAGACATGATGACGTCTGGCACCGTCGCATGCATGATTGCCGAACCCATCCAAGGAGTTGGTGGGTTTGCCACCCCGCCTGATGGGTTTTTCGGTGAGTTCAAGAAAGTGCTCGACCGGTACGGGATCCTGTTCATCTCAGACGAAGTCCAGACTGGTTGGGGGCGTACCGGCGAGCACCTGTGGGGCTACCAAGCCCACAACATGACACCCGACATCATGACTTTTGCGAAGGGGGTCGGCAACGGCCTAGCTATCGGCGGAGTCGTGACGACGGCCGAAATCATGGATTCTATGGGCGCCAACAGCATTTCGACCTTCGGAGGAAACCCACTCGTTTCAGCGGGAGCACTTGCGAATCTTGACTATCTCATAAAGCACGACCTGCAGGGGAATAGCCTGAAGCAGGGGGAGCGTCTACGGCGCGTTCTGGAACCTGTGGTCGATGAAACGGAATGGATTGCGGAGCTGCGTGGCAAGGGTCTGATGCTCGCAATCGAGACTGTGAAGTCCGGTTCGAACGAACCGGACGCCGGCAAGTCTTCGGCTCTGCTCGAAGCTTGCAAGGATCGTGGTCTTCTCGTTGGCAAGGGTGGGTTGTATGGCAACGTATTACGCATCGCTCCACCGCTGAGTATCACCGACGAGGAGATGGACGAAGGGGCGGCCATTCTCGTTGCGGCGATCCGAGAAGTTGACTAG